TCGCCTGATTTCTCGCTTCAACGGCGGTGCCTGACCTACGAAACGCTACTTGATCCGCGCTTCCGGCATCTCGCACCGGTCCGTGCAGCCGCGGCCGAAGAGGCCGCCTAGGCGGATACGGTAGCGGGCGAAGATGTTGTAAGCGAAATCAAAGCACGGGCGCAGGATCGGCCAACCGGTGGGGGCCAGCACCCAGCCGAGGCCGACCGCACGATAGGCCTGGCGAAAGGTTTCGACGCCATGTGTTTGGCGACCGTCGGCGTGAACGCCGTGCAACGTGCCCATCAACGCGGGCAGCGTGGTTCCGTACTGCGCGGGATCAAACTCCGGTGCGGCGATGTCCTCCAGCAACAACCG
This is a stretch of genomic DNA from Planctomycetia bacterium. It encodes these proteins:
- a CDS encoding DUF393 domain-containing protein, which translates into the protein MPPGQFKVLYDGECPFCRLEARWLGRLDRRGRLLLEDIAAPEFDPAQYGTTLPALMGTLHGVHADGRQTHGVETFRQAYRAVGLGWVLAPTGWPILRPCFDFAYNIFARYRIRLGGLFGRGCTDRCEMPEARIK